The candidate division KSB1 bacterium DNA segment CGGAGCTTTTGCTGAAGATTGGTAAGTTTGACGCTGCCATTGAAAATTATCGCAAAGCTCTGCAACAAGATCCTTCTTTTACGGCTTCGTCACTAGTATAGTGTCAAGTTAATTATATTGGGTAATAACTGTTGAATCCTAACCTAATATTATATATATTCTCTCAAAGTAGTCAAATTGACAAAAGCTTTGAGGGTGACAATGAAAAAATACATTGTTCGTTTATCCAATCTTGAATGTGAGACTCTAAAGAAATTGATAACATCAGGACGAGGCCCGGCACGAATGTTTGCACGGGCACGAATCTTACTTAAAGCAGACCAGAGCGATGATGGTCCTGGGTGGTCGGATGAAAGAATCAGCGAAGCATTCGATGTGACTGTGCAGACCATCGAACGAGTTCGCAAGCAGCTTGTAGAAGAGGGGTTCGACGCAGTTTTATCTCGGCGAGAGTATAAGCAGAAAGTTTCTCGCAAGAAAATTGATGGTGACGTGGAAGCCCGTCTGATTGCTCTTTCGTGCAGTGATCCCCCAGAGGGTCGCGCCAGATGGACACTGCGTCTGTTGGCAGATAAGGTAGTAGAACTTGGATATGTGGAGAACATTTCGCATGAAGCTATCCGCCAGACTTTAAAAAAAACGAACTTAAACCGTGGTTGAAGCAGCAGTGGTGTATTCCCCCGGAGGCCAATGCCGCCTTTGTTTGCGCAATGGAGGATGTCCTTGAAGTTTACAAGCGACCCTATAATCCAGAGGAGCCACTTGTCTGCATGGATGAAACAAGCAAGCAACTGACCAAAGAAATCCGCCAGACTGTAGCCGCGAAATGCGGTAGGCCTACCCGAATTGACTGTGAGTATGAGCGCAACGGCGTCAGTAATCTGTTCATGTTCTATGAACCCTTCGGTGGCAAGCGCTATGTTTCGGTAACGGATCACCGAAAGAAAATTGATTGGGCTTTTCAGATAAAAGAGTTGTTGGACTATCATTATCCTCATGCAAAAAAAGTTGTTCTGGTTATGGACAACCTCAACACGCATGCCGGTGGCTCGCTATACGAAGCGTTCCCGCCACAGGAAGCAAAGCGATTGTTGGACCGATTGGAGATACACTATACTCCTAAGCATGGTAGTTGGCTCAATATTGCTGAAATCGAATTGAGGATTCTGTCAACCCAATGTCTCAATCGCAGAATCGCTGATAAACATACATTAGAACACGAAGTGGCTCAATGGCAAAATCAGCGCAATTTTCTCAAAGCCAAAATCGACTGGCGCTTTTCATCTGATGATGCCAGAATTAAGTTGAAACGGCTTTATCCAACACTATTAACTTGACAGGACACTAGGTATTGCCAGCAATTACAATTATAAAGGTGAGCACCAAAATGCCCGGAAGGAACTTCAAAAATTGTATGATGCTGCTCAAAACGATGGTCAGAGACGAGCTGCCCATTTTGCTAAGACTGTTTCCTACGTTCATGAAGGTAATCTCGATATGGCTCTGAAGGAGCAAGAGAACAGGTATGATTTGGCAGCGAAAATTAATGATGCCGCCGCGATGTCCGGCGATTTGGCGACTATGGGAAATATTTTGCTCCAGTTTGGGAAACCCGATGCAGCGTTTAAGAAATACCATAAGTCATTAAAAATCATGCAGGAGTCAGACCACTCGAAACAGCAGAAGGACCTTGCTGAACGATTTCATCATTCCAATTTAGCTCAAGTCGCTTTGAAGAAACATGACCTTGCCAAAGCCAAAAAGCATGCGAATGAATTCAAGGTTCAAGCGGAAGCTGCAAAAAATCGTTTTCAGATTTGGCTGGCGCATCAGTTAGCGGGTATGATTGCTCTCGAAGAAAAAGACTACGAAAAAGCCGTGACTGAGCTGGAGCAAACCAACAAGCAAAACCCCTACAATTTGTACAGGCTTGCAATGGCTTACAAAGGCAAGGGCGATACGTATAAAGCGAGAGCAATGTTCGAAAAGGCCGCGAATTTCAACGCCTTGAATAGCATGAACCAAGCTTTTGTGAAAATAAAATCCCAAAAAATGATGTCGAAGAAGTCATAATTGCCTCCTCAAAACCTCCCGGAGGTCCTAAAAATCCGGGAGGTTTAAGGTAAATGTATGAGCGCTCACAGGGGCGAATTTAATTCAAAACTCGGGTTTATTTTGGCCACTGCCGGTTCCGCTGTCGGACTCGGAAACATCTGGGGATTTCCCTTTCAGGTTGGCAGTGGAGGTGGGGCGATCTTTGTGCTCATCTATCTCGCCTTCTGCTTTATTTTATGTTATCCGATTATGGTCACTGAAGTCGCCATTGGACGCAAAACCAGCCGCAATCCGGTAGGAGCGTTTAATGCACTTGGATTTAGAAAATGGTCGTTTATCGGTAAACTCGGAATCGTCAGCGGCTTTTTGATTTTATCTTTTTATAACGTGCTTGCCGCGTGGTCGCTGGGCTACTTCATTGAGATGTTGCAAGGCAACTTTGAAGTGGGCCAGAAGTTTACGCAATTCACTTCAAACGTTCCTTTGATCGCAGTTTATTCGGTCATTTTTATGAGCGCTACCGCTTTCATCGTTTCCGGCGGAATTAAAAGCGGCATCGAGCGAACGGCAAAACTCTTAATGCCCTCGCTGGTAATTATTATTTTGTTTCTTGTCGGTTATGCATTTACTCTGCCAAATGCGATGCAGGGTATTGAGTTTTACCTCATGCCCGATTTTTCCAAACTCAATTTACAAGTGGTTTACAGCGCTCTGGGTCAGGCGTTTTTCTCTTTATCTTTGGGAATGGGCGCTTTGATAACTTACGGCAGCTATTTTTCAAGGAAAGAAGATATTATCAGCTCGGTTGCTTATATTACTTTGGCCGATGCCGGAATAGCATTTGCCGCCGGTTTGATGATGTTCCCGTTTGTTTTTTCACAAGGGTTAGCGCCCAATGGCGGCAGCGGTTTAATCTTTGTGACTCTGCCGGGTGTGTTTGCCTCTTTGGGACCCATGCTAGGCGTGTTTATTGGCGCCTTGTTTTTCCTTCTACTCTCCTTTGCTGCTTTGACCTCGACCGTGTCACTGCTTGAGGTACCCGTGGCTTATGTAATAGATGAGTACAAGCTCGAACGCAAAAAGGCAGCCTGGCTGGTCGCAGGAGCAATTTTCCTGGTGAGTATTCCGTCAATTCTAGCCAACGGCGCTTCTGAATTCTTCACCTCTTTTGTTCACTACTTTGGGCATGATAACCCAAAAAGTTTTATGGCTATGGTTGTCGATGTCGCTAATAGTTCGTTATTGCCACTCGGCGGTTGTTTGATTTCCTTTTTTACCGCTTACATCTGGAAAAAGGAAAATTTAAACCAAGAGCTGAGAATTGGCAATGAAACATTTGAAGGTTCATTTATCGAAAAATACATCGGGGTTGCTGTTTGCTATTTATGCCCTTTTATTTTAGGAGTATTATTTATTTTAACTGTGCTTGATCTTTATTTTGGAATTAAAATTATCACTTGATTTTTGGAGGAGAAATGAAAGATCGAATATTCAGTCTTATTCTAGTTTTATTTTTTGTAACGTCAACTACAGCTGCAGCAACGGATGACGCTAAAAAGCAACCCGTCAGTAAAATTCTTTATGAGGTCATAACCGAAAAGGGAATCGCTGCGGCGGTTAAGAAATACCATTCTCTTAAAAAGAAAAAACTTGACAAATATGATTTCAAGGAGGCCGAACTAAATACTTTGGGTTACCGGCTACTCGGCGAAAAGAAAAATGCCGAAGCAATTGCGATACTTAAGTTGAATACTGAGGCTTACCCGAAGTCACCGAATGCTTATGATAGTTTGGGCGAGGCTAACATGCGAGATGGCAATAATGATATGGCTATACAAAATTACGAAAAGTCTTTATCATTGTTAACGAGCGTTGATATCGATGAAAACACCAGAACACTGCTTGAGAGAAATGCTAATTCTAACATAAGTTATCTCAGGAATCCGGAGAGTTTAATGGAATCAACGGTTATCAATGATTTTATTTCCGAGAATTCCGCTTTTCCATTTGGCAAGCTAAACCCGAAAGCACCCAAAGAGACGGAACAGTTTGGTCAATTAGCAGGCGTGTGGCAGTGCACCAATTTTGCTTTCGTGAACGGACAGTGGTTCTCTGGCTGGCCGGCAACCTGGGTCTGGAAATACGTTTTGGATGGATTTGCAGTACAGGATTTGTGGTTTCAGAAAGAAGAGAACCTGCCGCCTCCCCGTGTTTCTCTGCATCGAGATTTTTCAGGCACTAATATGCGCATTTATGATACCGCAAAAGAAAAGTGGGAGATTATGTGGTTTCACAACGGCCTGAATTCAAAAGGCACGCCAAACGGTACCTCCCAATTTGAAGCGGAATTTATGGACGATCAGATTATCATGACGCCGAAAAATCCAGGGAGTGGACCTTTAAGAAGAATTGTGTTTCATAATATTACCGCGGATTCCTTCGACTGGAAATCTGAGACTTCTGAGGATGAAGGAGAAACCTGGAAGCCGCGATTTCGAATAGAAGGAAAACGAATTCAGTAGGAAAAATAAAAAGCGGAGCAAATTTCAACTCCGCTTTTTTAAAATCGAAACTTGAATATCTAAATCCTAAGCAATTTGTGGCGTCCTGAAAAAAGTTGACAGTTATTGGTGTTTTTTCTTTGAGTTACCATTTGGGGTTTCGCGTTTTTGATTTGAAATTTTGTTTCGAATTTAGAATTCAGGAATTCAGAATTAGTTCTCTGCGATTTCTTCTGCTTTCATTTTAATCACCCCGCAAGAAATACGAGCGCCAGCCGCACCGGTCGGTTGTGAAGTCATGTCATCGGGGTCGGCGTGCAGGATGACTCCTTTGCCGACAATCGAGTAGTCTCCCATTATGCTAAGATGCGAATCAACAAAATCTGCGTGGGCCGTGCCGTTTGCATCCGCGGTGATGTTGCCAAGGTCGCCCATGTGCCGTTCCTCAGCATCACGACCTGCGTGGGATGCACCGGCTGGGTTGAAATGCCCGCCGGCTGATTTACCGTCGCCGCTGCTGCAATCTCCAAATTCATGAATGTGAAAACCGTGCTCTCCTTCCGGCACACCTTCAAAATGCGCGACTACCTGAACACCGCCTTTCACTTTTGTAAAAGTCACAGTTCCGTGTGCTTCGTTGCCTTCGGTGGTTTGCATTTCTGCAACTGCGGTTTGCATTTTATCTGCTGCTTGGTCTGATTTTTCATAGCAGCCAAACCATCCAATTATAAATAAACCTAAAAATGAAACCAGGGTTTTTCCGAATTTCGTTTGCATAAAAACCTCCTAATTAAATTGATTTAAATTTCAAACCGAATATAGAAACGATTTTTGAAATGTCAATAAAAATTGACGCTCATGTTAATTTGTGTAAAATGGCTTGATTAAGTCGATTGGAATATTTAACCTGATATAATCAAAAACCATGGAGATAAATCATGCAATTTGGCACTGTAAAAATGTGGGACTCGAGCAAGGGATTCGGCTTCATCGTTTCAGATGATGATGATGATTTGTTCGTTCATGTGAGTAATTTGCAAATTACAGTGAAGGGGAATAGACTTGAGGAAGGTCAACGCGTCGGGTTTGATGTTCGCCGGGATATGAAAGGGGATAAGGCAATCAATGTCAGGGTTGTGGATTAAAGTCAGTGCGCTGTGTCTTCGTTTCCTTTTTTATTCTTCATAAGATTTTCCGCAAAAGTTAAAACCGCATAATCCAACCAACGTTGTGTGCCAAGAGGTGTTTTCTCTGCCGAAACATAACCCATGTGGCCGCCGCTTTTTGTTAAGTTAAAATTCAAGAATTCATTTTCAGGCAAATTGTCAAAACTTTCTTTTGGGACAAACGGATCGTCATCGCTGGTAAGCAGGTATGTCGGCGTTGAGATTCCAGATAAAAATTGTTTTGCGCTGCATTTTGAGTAGTAGTCTTCAGCGGATTTAAAATTGTTCAGAGGAGCGGTGCAAATTTCATCAAAATCGCGAAGTTTCATCTTCCACTTAAAGTCAATTTTTGGAAAATCCGAAAAGTGCTCTCGCCTTTCTCTCATTGCTTTTTTTAACAGCCGCATAAATCGCAAGTCATAAACTCTGTTTTGGCTTTGGCATAAAGCAGCAGCACACAGAGATAAGTTTATCGGTGGCGCGACTGCAATTGCCCCTGCAAGATTTGTCGCGAGAGGCTCTTTCTTCTCACCAAGTAATTTCAAAAGAACATTTCCGCTTAAAGAAAACCCGACCGCAATCAGTGGTGAGTCAGGGTAGAGTTCTTCAATTTTTATCATTGCCGCACTTGCATCTTCACTTCTACCAGAGTGATAAGTTTGTCGTGCCAAACCAACCCCTTCGCCACACCCTCTATGATTCATCCGAAACGTAATCCACCCCCGATTTTGAAAGAGCTGTGCAATTCGCAGCATATAGGAGGCATCGGCATTTCCTCCAAGGCCGTGCATGAAAAGAATGGCTCTTCGAAACGTCGATTTTCTGTTTGGGAGATTTTCACAAAGCGCCAATTTATCGCCACCGGAGACTTTTATGTGGTGAACATTGGTGCCTCTTAAATTTTTAGGACTCGGAAGATAGTACCCTGAAATTGTTTGTCTATGGCCTCCTTTAAGAAGAGGGTATGGATTGAATGGAATTAAATTGAGCGGGATTTTCATAAGATTACTTGTATCAAAAAAATAATGTGGTATTTTAAGACTTTATTTTTTAATTTCAACAGAATTTTTTCGCTATTTTAAAATTAAAAATGTTAAAGCTAAAACGAGTGTATGAAACACCCAACAGCGAAGACGGAGTTAGAATTCTTGTGGAGAGGCTTTGGCCACGTGGTTTAACAAAGGAGAGAGCCAAGATTGATATTTGGCTAAAAGACATTGCTCCGAGCACCGAATTGAGGAAGTGGTACAATCATATTCCGGAGAGATGGCCTGAGTTTCAAAAAAGGTATCAGTTAGAATTGGAGGAAAATTATAATGTAGTACGGGGGCTTAAGAAAAAGGTAGATACTACCGATGTTACTTTGGTTTTTGCAGCGAAAGATGCGGCTCGTAATAGTGCAGTTGTACTTAAAGAGGTACTGGCGAAAAGTTTCTTGTAAATTTCTATCTTTTCTTCAAAAAAGACTTGACATTTAATTTTTTTTGATTATATTTGGGTTTGCTCGTTTCTAATAAGAAGTGAGCAATTTTTTTCTGTTCTTTGGAAATAAAGAGTGTGCATAATGACTCTGTCGTCCATTGAGATTTTAATTTTGTAAAGAAACAAGATCAACAACGAAGAGTTTGATCCTGGCTCAGGACGAACGCTGGCGGCGTGCTTAACACATGCAAGTCAGGGAGAACGTTCGAGCTTGCTCGAATTAGTAAACCGGCGGACGGGTGAGTAACACGTAGGTAACCTGCCTCTAGGTTTGGGATAACCTCGCTAACGCGGGGCTAATACCGAATAATACAACGAATTCGCATGGATATGTTGTTAAAGTGGGCTTAGGCTCACGCCTGAAGATGGACCTGCGCCCCATTAGCTTGTTGGTAGGGTAACGGCCTACCAAGGCTACGATGGGTAGCCGGCCTGAGAGGGTGACCGGCCACACTGGGACTGAGATACGGCCCAGACTCCTACGGGAGGCAGCAGTGAGGAATATTGGGCAATGGCCGAAAGGCTGACCCAGCAACGCCGCGTGAGGGATGAAGCTCTAAGGAGCGTAAACCTCTTTCGGGAGGGAAGAACTTCTCCAAAGTTAATAATTTTGGAGATTGACGGTACCTCCTAAAGAAGCCCCGGCTAACTCCGTGCCAGCAGCCGCGGTAATACGGGGGGGGCGAGCGTTGTCCGGAATTATTGGGCGTAAAGGGCGCGTAGGCGGAATAGTAAGTCAGAAGTGAAAATCATGGGCTTAACCCATGACCTGCTTTTGA contains these protein-coding regions:
- a CDS encoding tetratricopeptide repeat protein, which translates into the protein ELLLKIGKFDAAIENYRKALQQDPSFTASSLV
- a CDS encoding sodium-dependent transporter; the encoded protein is MSAHRGEFNSKLGFILATAGSAVGLGNIWGFPFQVGSGGGAIFVLIYLAFCFILCYPIMVTEVAIGRKTSRNPVGAFNALGFRKWSFIGKLGIVSGFLILSFYNVLAAWSLGYFIEMLQGNFEVGQKFTQFTSNVPLIAVYSVIFMSATAFIVSGGIKSGIERTAKLLMPSLVIIILFLVGYAFTLPNAMQGIEFYLMPDFSKLNLQVVYSALGQAFFSLSLGMGALITYGSYFSRKEDIISSVAYITLADAGIAFAAGLMMFPFVFSQGLAPNGGSGLIFVTLPGVFASLGPMLGVFIGALFFLLLSFAALTSTVSLLEVPVAYVIDEYKLERKKAAWLVAGAIFLVSIPSILANGASEFFTSFVHYFGHDNPKSFMAMVVDVANSSLLPLGGCLISFFTAYIWKKENLNQELRIGNETFEGSFIEKYIGVAVCYLCPFILGVLFILTVLDLYFGIKIIT
- a CDS encoding superoxide dismutase family protein → MQTKFGKTLVSFLGLFIIGWFGCYEKSDQAADKMQTAVAEMQTTEGNEAHGTVTFTKVKGGVQVVAHFEGVPEGEHGFHIHEFGDCSSGDGKSAGGHFNPAGASHAGRDAEERHMGDLGNITADANGTAHADFVDSHLSIMGDYSIVGKGVILHADPDDMTSQPTGAAGARISCGVIKMKAEEIAEN
- a CDS encoding cold shock domain-containing protein, yielding MQFGTVKMWDSSKGFGFIVSDDDDDLFVHVSNLQITVKGNRLEEGQRVGFDVRRDMKGDKAINVRVVD
- a CDS encoding alpha/beta fold hydrolase, which translates into the protein MKIPLNLIPFNPYPLLKGGHRQTISGYYLPSPKNLRGTNVHHIKVSGGDKLALCENLPNRKSTFRRAILFMHGLGGNADASYMLRIAQLFQNRGWITFRMNHRGCGEGVGLARQTYHSGRSEDASAAMIKIEELYPDSPLIAVGFSLSGNVLLKLLGEKKEPLATNLAGAIAVAPPINLSLCAAALCQSQNRVYDLRFMRLLKKAMRERREHFSDFPKIDFKWKMKLRDFDEICTAPLNNFKSAEDYYSKCSAKQFLSGISTPTYLLTSDDDPFVPKESFDNLPENEFLNFNLTKSGGHMGYVSAEKTPLGTQRWLDYAVLTFAENLMKNKKGNEDTAH
- a CDS encoding DUF488 family protein, which encodes MLKLKRVYETPNSEDGVRILVERLWPRGLTKERAKIDIWLKDIAPSTELRKWYNHIPERWPEFQKRYQLELEENYNVVRGLKKKVDTTDVTLVFAAKDAARNSAVVLKEVLAKSFL